A window of Hymenobacter aerilatus contains these coding sequences:
- a CDS encoding alpha-L-fucosidase, producing MLRTYLSTALLLGSSSLFFPYWSSLPAPMRAIPTIAPATPPKPYGALPSARQLAWHTTEVYGIVHFTPTTFENKEWGYGDADPSVFNPTDFNAEQIIKAAKAGGLRGIVLVAKHHDGFALWPTKTTAYNISKSPFRGGKGDYVKEMEQAARKHGLKFGVYCSPWDRNNAAYGTTAYLPIYQAQLRELYTGYGELFMSWHDGANGGDGYYGGAREKRSIDNTTYYNWDQTWGITRKMQPMANIFSDIGWDVRWVGNEEGHAAETSWATFTPRPPEGKNVAVPGQANYPQSPAGIRNGEFWMPAECDVPLRKGWFYHPTEAPKTPEMLFDLYLKSVGRGAALDLGLAPDTRGQLHADDVAALKTFGDMVQHTFADNLAKGARLTASNTRHATYAPAKLLDGNRQTYWATTDDAHTPTLELAFTAPKTFDIISLQEYIPLGQRIEGFTLEAWQDGAWRPLYTGTSIGAKKLVKLDAPVTATKLRVSVTKSPVCVALSEVGVYKQMP from the coding sequence ATGCTACGCACCTATCTGAGCACCGCGCTGCTTCTCGGCTCTTCTTCTCTGTTCTTTCCCTACTGGTCGTCCTTGCCGGCACCGATGCGGGCAATTCCTACTATTGCCCCAGCTACCCCACCCAAGCCCTACGGCGCCCTACCCTCAGCCCGGCAGTTGGCCTGGCACACCACGGAGGTATACGGTATTGTGCATTTCACGCCTACCACCTTCGAAAACAAGGAGTGGGGCTACGGTGATGCGGACCCGAGTGTTTTCAACCCAACTGATTTCAACGCGGAGCAGATTATCAAGGCAGCGAAGGCCGGGGGCTTGCGCGGTATTGTGCTGGTAGCCAAGCACCACGACGGCTTTGCACTGTGGCCCACTAAAACTACGGCCTACAATATCTCCAAAAGTCCTTTCCGAGGCGGCAAAGGAGACTATGTGAAGGAGATGGAGCAGGCCGCTCGCAAGCATGGCCTGAAGTTCGGGGTGTACTGCTCGCCTTGGGACCGGAATAATGCCGCCTATGGTACCACCGCCTATCTACCCATCTACCAGGCCCAGTTACGGGAGCTGTACACGGGCTACGGGGAGCTGTTTATGAGCTGGCACGATGGCGCTAACGGCGGCGACGGCTACTACGGTGGCGCCCGCGAAAAGCGCTCCATCGACAACACCACCTATTATAACTGGGACCAGACCTGGGGCATCACCCGCAAAATGCAACCCATGGCCAATATCTTCAGCGACATTGGCTGGGATGTGCGCTGGGTAGGCAACGAGGAAGGTCATGCGGCCGAGACCAGCTGGGCCACCTTCACGCCCCGTCCGCCCGAGGGCAAAAATGTGGCCGTGCCGGGCCAGGCCAACTACCCGCAAAGCCCGGCGGGCATTCGCAACGGCGAGTTCTGGATGCCCGCCGAGTGCGACGTCCCCCTTCGCAAAGGCTGGTTCTACCACCCCACCGAAGCACCCAAAACGCCCGAAATGCTGTTTGATTTGTACCTGAAAAGCGTTGGCCGTGGCGCAGCGCTGGACCTGGGCCTGGCCCCCGACACCCGCGGTCAGCTGCACGCCGATGACGTGGCCGCCCTCAAAACGTTCGGCGACATGGTGCAGCACACCTTCGCCGACAATCTGGCCAAGGGCGCACGCCTCACGGCCAGCAACACCCGCCACGCCACCTACGCCCCCGCCAAACTGCTCGACGGCAACCGCCAAACCTACTGGGCCACCACCGACGATGCCCACACGCCTACCCTGGAGCTAGCCTTTACGGCGCCTAAAACGTTTGATATCATCAGCCTGCAAGAATACATTCCGCTGGGTCAGCGCATCGAAGGATTTACCCTCGAAGCGTGGCAGGACGGTGCCTGGCGGCCGCTCTACACGGGCACTAGCATCGGCGCCAAGAAGCTGGTGAAGCTAGATGCCCCCGTGACGGCTACTAAACTGCGCGTGTCGGTTACCAAATCGCCGGTTTGCGTGGCGCTGAGCGAGGTAGGCGTGTATAAACAAATGCCGTAG
- a CDS encoding DUF2279 domain-containing protein, with protein MLLSSLTVFNTIAQPTVTPHDTLTVRQKRTRQLALGTGFVVGYAVSLKLLSDAWYKEYPRAPFHFYDDRHHWKQMDKAGHFWTAFHQSRIGVDALRWAGTSEKKAIWLGSLVGLVLQTPIEILDGMSEGYGFSNSDMVANAAGAAGVLGQQLAWGEIRVMPKFSFHSTSYPTTRLESLGNNYAMQVLKDYNGQTYWLSTDISRFLPSDTRYPKWLNVAVGYGAAGMVVGDPVQNRALGYRPYRKFYLSPDLNLQNIPTRSGLLRKVFYVLSIVRVPAPALEYNTKRGFVFRPLYY; from the coding sequence TTGCTTCTGAGCAGCTTAACTGTATTCAACACCATCGCCCAGCCCACCGTTACTCCCCACGACACACTAACGGTTCGGCAGAAACGCACCCGGCAGTTGGCATTGGGTACCGGCTTTGTGGTGGGCTACGCCGTTTCGCTCAAATTGCTCAGCGACGCGTGGTATAAAGAGTATCCTCGCGCCCCCTTTCATTTCTACGACGACCGCCACCACTGGAAACAGATGGACAAAGCGGGACACTTCTGGACGGCTTTTCACCAAAGTCGCATTGGCGTAGACGCGTTGCGCTGGGCGGGTACTTCCGAGAAAAAGGCCATCTGGCTCGGCAGCTTGGTTGGCTTAGTCCTGCAAACGCCAATTGAGATACTAGATGGCATGAGCGAGGGCTATGGCTTTTCGAACAGCGACATGGTGGCCAATGCCGCCGGCGCGGCGGGCGTGCTGGGGCAACAGCTGGCCTGGGGCGAAATCCGGGTGATGCCGAAGTTTTCGTTTCATAGCACGTCCTACCCCACTACCCGCCTCGAAAGCCTGGGTAACAACTATGCCATGCAGGTGCTGAAAGACTACAACGGCCAAACCTACTGGCTCTCAACGGATATATCCCGCTTCCTACCCTCCGACACCCGCTACCCCAAGTGGCTGAACGTGGCAGTGGGCTACGGTGCCGCCGGTATGGTGGTAGGCGACCCAGTCCAGAATCGGGCGCTGGGTTACCGGCCGTATCGCAAGTTCTACCTCTCCCCCGATCTGAACCTGCAGAACATTCCTACCCGTAGCGGCCTGCTACGCAAGGTCTTCTACGTGCTCAGTATCGTGCGTGTGCCTGCGCCGGCCCTGGAGTACAATACCAAGCGCGGGTTCGTATTTCGCCCGCTCTATTATTAA
- a CDS encoding FKBP-type peptidyl-prolyl cis-trans isomerase: MNLSSLKEQISYIIGRDMARNFSQQGLDLDVDVLAQSMKDALGGKPSALSNEQIQAAMQQLQEQLGGAEEDDTQDPNAVNNNKAEGEAFLAENKNKSGVTTLPSGLQYEVLTEGTGPKPTPRSSVTTHYHGTLINGNVFDSSYQRGQPATFGVNQVIAGWTEALQLMPEGSKWRLYIPSDLAYGKRGAGRDIGPDSTLIFDVELLKVNN, encoded by the coding sequence ATGAACCTGAGTAGCCTTAAGGAGCAAATCAGCTACATTATTGGCCGCGACATGGCCCGCAACTTCTCGCAGCAGGGCCTGGACCTGGATGTGGATGTGTTGGCCCAAAGCATGAAGGATGCCCTGGGCGGCAAACCCAGCGCCCTCTCCAACGAGCAGATACAAGCGGCTATGCAACAGCTACAAGAGCAGCTGGGCGGCGCCGAAGAAGATGACACCCAAGACCCCAACGCCGTGAACAACAACAAAGCCGAAGGCGAAGCCTTCCTTGCCGAAAACAAAAACAAGTCGGGCGTGACGACCTTGCCCAGCGGCCTCCAGTACGAGGTGCTGACCGAGGGCACCGGCCCTAAGCCTACCCCCCGCTCGTCGGTGACCACGCACTACCACGGCACGCTCATCAACGGCAACGTGTTCGACAGCAGCTACCAGCGCGGTCAGCCCGCTACGTTTGGTGTGAACCAGGTAATTGCTGGCTGGACGGAAGCCCTGCAACTGATGCCCGAAGGCTCGAAGTGGCGCCTCTATATTCCCTCGGACCTGGCCTACGGCAAGCGCGGCGCCGGTCGCGACATCGGCCCCGACTCCACGCTCATCTTCGATGTGGAGCTGTTGAAAGTGAATAACTGA
- a CDS encoding KUP/HAK/KT family potassium transporter, with product MDSKHQHTAISTAGLLIALGIIYGDIGTSPLYVMKAVVPGIIDPVLVYGGISCVLWTLTLQTTIKYVLLTLNADNNGEGGIFSLYALVRRRAGWLTVPAIVGGAALLADGVITPPISVSSAVEGLEAIYPNIPTVPIVIGILLLLFLLQSFGTQIVGKAFGPIMLLWFSMLAVLGVSWIVQHPGILQAANPYYAYDLLVNYPGGFWLLGAVFLCTTGAEALYSDLGHCGKGNIRISWTFVKLCLLLNYFGQGAWLLEHQGQQLNGRNPFYELMPHWFLIIGIGIATIAAVIASQALITGSFTLVAEAIRLNMWPKVKLNYPTDVKGQLFVPSMNRLLLFGCIGVVLYFQRSEHMEAAYGLAITLTMLMTTLLLTVWLRSKRVPMAAIALFVLLYGSIEGSFLIANLIKFPHGGWVSLAIGAALVSVMYVWLRAFYIKKRLTEFVKIEPYIESLKNLSDDESIPKYSTHLVFMTSAERASEIESKIIYSIFQKRPKRADIYWFVHVDTTDEPYTMEYKVSELAKDDVFRITFRLGFRVEQRINLYFRKVVEDLVRNKEVDITSRYESLSKQHVTGDFRFVVLEKYLSVDNDFPTMEKLVMQAYFYIKQFIASEDKYFGLDTSSVKVEKVPLVIAPVRDVALKRIS from the coding sequence ATGGACTCCAAACACCAGCACACCGCCATTTCTACGGCAGGTCTGCTCATCGCCCTGGGCATTATCTACGGCGATATTGGTACTTCCCCACTCTATGTTATGAAGGCCGTTGTACCGGGTATCATCGACCCGGTGCTAGTATACGGCGGCATTTCGTGCGTGCTCTGGACGCTCACGCTTCAAACTACCATTAAGTATGTATTGCTGACGCTGAACGCCGACAACAACGGGGAAGGCGGTATTTTTTCGCTCTACGCGCTGGTGCGGCGGCGGGCGGGCTGGCTTACCGTCCCGGCCATTGTGGGCGGCGCAGCCCTGCTGGCTGATGGCGTGATTACTCCTCCTATTTCCGTATCATCGGCGGTGGAGGGCCTGGAAGCCATCTACCCCAATATCCCTACCGTGCCCATTGTTATCGGCATTCTGCTACTGCTGTTTTTACTCCAGAGCTTCGGAACGCAGATTGTAGGCAAGGCTTTTGGGCCGATTATGCTTCTATGGTTCAGCATGTTGGCTGTGCTGGGCGTCAGCTGGATAGTGCAGCATCCGGGCATCTTGCAGGCCGCGAATCCCTACTATGCCTACGATTTGCTGGTGAACTACCCTGGTGGCTTCTGGTTGCTGGGCGCGGTATTTCTGTGCACTACCGGTGCCGAAGCCCTCTACTCCGATCTGGGCCACTGCGGCAAAGGCAACATCCGCATCAGCTGGACTTTTGTGAAGCTGTGCCTGCTGCTCAATTACTTCGGGCAGGGCGCGTGGTTGCTGGAACACCAGGGCCAGCAGCTAAACGGCCGCAACCCCTTCTATGAGCTGATGCCCCATTGGTTCCTTATCATCGGCATTGGTATTGCAACCATTGCGGCGGTTATTGCCTCGCAGGCGCTCATCACAGGGTCGTTTACGCTGGTGGCCGAGGCCATTCGCCTGAACATGTGGCCCAAGGTGAAGCTCAACTACCCTACCGATGTGAAGGGCCAGCTGTTTGTGCCCAGTATGAACCGTTTGTTGCTGTTTGGCTGCATTGGGGTAGTGCTGTATTTTCAGCGCTCCGAGCATATGGAGGCAGCCTACGGGCTGGCCATCACCCTCACTATGCTCATGACCACGCTCTTGCTCACCGTATGGCTGCGCAGTAAACGGGTGCCCATGGCCGCCATTGCATTATTCGTGTTGCTCTACGGTAGCATTGAGGGGTCGTTTTTGATTGCCAACCTTATCAAGTTTCCGCACGGCGGGTGGGTATCGTTGGCCATTGGGGCGGCGCTGGTGAGCGTGATGTACGTGTGGCTACGGGCTTTCTACATCAAGAAGCGCCTCACCGAATTCGTGAAAATTGAGCCCTACATAGAGTCGCTTAAGAATCTGAGCGACGACGAGTCTATTCCTAAATACTCCACCCACTTGGTGTTCATGACCTCGGCCGAACGGGCTTCCGAAATTGAGTCGAAAATCATTTACTCAATCTTCCAGAAACGACCAAAACGGGCTGATATCTATTGGTTTGTGCACGTGGATACCACCGACGAGCCGTATACAATGGAATACAAAGTGTCGGAGCTGGCCAAGGATGACGTGTTTCGCATCACGTTCCGCCTGGGCTTCCGGGTCGAGCAGCGCATCAACCTCTACTTCCGCAAGGTGGTTGAAGACCTGGTGCGCAATAAGGAGGTAGACATCACCTCGCGCTACGAATCCCTTAGCAAGCAGCACGTGACGGGCGATTTCCGCTTTGTAGTGCTGGAAAAGTACCTGTCCGTCGACAACGACTTCCCGACCATGGAGAAGCTCGTGATGCAGGCGTATTTCTACATCAAGCAGTTCATTGCCTCCGAAGACAAGTACTTTGGCCTCGATACCAGTTCCGTGAAGGTGGAGAAGGTGCCGCTGGTCATCGCCCCCGTCCGCGACGTGGCGCTCAAACGCATCAGCTAG